The Flammeovirga pectinis genomic interval GTAATCACTTGCACAACCTTCAAAACGGTAAATTTCTTTTTTCTCTCCGCTCTCGTCTATTTGATTTACCCAGACATTGCTATCTTCAAAAATTAATTCGAAATGATATTCTTCATCTAGTTTCCAATCTCCATCTAAATAATCACCCTCCTTGTCATCATTTTCTTCAGTTACCCATCCCATGATTTTTAAACGTACACCGCCTTCAGACTGATTGTCATCTCCCTGAAATTGAATACGAATTACATCATCAAAATCTGAAGATCTACCATGAATCTGTCCAAAACAGGCCTTTCCAGAACTAGGTAATTGATCAACCTTCACTTTCCACTCCATTCGGTTAGTACCTTTAGTACCGTCCCAATTTAATGTAGAACTTCCATTTGCTGTCATCTCTCTTAGCTCCGTTCTTGGGTTACCAGAACCCGAAGAAGTTGGATACCCTCCGTAACATTTAAATGCAACAGACTGCCCATCTTCTGTAAAAAACCAATTTTCATTTTCATAAGTAGATAAGTTAGAAATTTGGTCTTCATAAACTGGTGTATTAAGCGTACCTGTAAAGGCATTTAATTTCCAATTCTGAAGATTCAATATTTCAAAAGGATAAGGGAAGTTCGACTCTTCATTATTTTCTTCTTCTTCCTCATTGTCAGAACTTTCCTCCTCTTCTTCTGTTTCCTTATCATCAGATGTCGTATCATCTGGATTATCCGCCTCTATTTCTTCCTCTACTACTGGCGTTTTTTCATCTTCAATCTGATTGCATCCACAAGAAAAACCTATACCAGCAAGAGTCATCCATAGTAAAAAAGCTATTTTAAAAAAACTTTTAATTGTAGTTGAATACTTCATAGAGTGTTTGTTTGTTAGTAGTTACTGTATAGATTTTGATGAGACTACTACACTAAAGCAAAGCCAGATTTTTCTGCTAAACATTGATTTGCAATGTTAACAACATCTTCAATTTTTGCTTTTAAAGCTGAGTAATCTCTTTTTGCAATTAGTTGTTTGTCCATTAATTGTGAGCCTAAACCTACACAATGAACACCCGATTTAAACCAAGCGTCTAAATCTTCAAAAGTTGGCTGAACGCCTCCTGTTGGCATTATACTAGACCAAGGCATTGGGCCTTTTACAGCCTTTACAAACTCAGGTCCACCTACTTGAAGCCCAGGGAATATTTTTACTACTTCTGCCCCTAGTTCTTCTGCTCTAGAAATTTCTGAAACTGTACCACAACCTGGTGACCAAGCTATTTTTCTACGGTTACAAATTTTAGCAATTTCTTCGTTTAGAATTGGACAAACAATAAAGTCTGCACCTTTCTGAATGTAAATTCCAGCAGTAACTGCATCTACAATAGAACCAATTCCTAAAATCATTTCTGGTGCAAATTGTGGTATCTTTTGTACTAGATGATCAAATACTTTATCCGCATTATCTCCTCTATTTGTGAATTCAAATACACGAACTCCTGCCTGATAACAAGCATACAAAACATCCCAACAAACTTCTGGACTTGGATGATAATAAACAGGTACAATACCTACTTCTTTCATCTTCTGTGCCACTTCAATTCTAGTAAACCTAGCCATAGTTATCTATTTATCTTTTTGATACTGCTCTTGTCCATTATCTGGAAAACTTCCTGTTCTGTAGCAATATTATAATCGCCAGGTATAGAAAGCTTATAAGCTGATGCTGCTAATGCAAAATCTAACGTCTTTTGATCGTCGTTAAAGTTTGTTTTTCCATGTATATATGCAGCCATAAAAGAATCTCCTCCTCCTACTCTGTCAACAATTGATGGAATTTCATGAACATCTCCTTGAATAAACTCACAGCCATTGTATGTTACACCAGACCATCTGTTATGCGACGCATTAATTGTCTGACGTAATGTAGTAACCACGCAGTCTATGTTAGGAAATTGCTCTACTAAAGCCTCACTAATAAACTTATAACAACGTTTATCAAATCCTTCAATATGCTCATAATCGCTCTCAGAAGGCTTAATACCTAAGTACATTGCAACATCTTCTTCGTTCGCTAAAACTATAGATGTACCTTTTATAAGTTCTGGCATTACCTCTTTTGGATCTACACCATACTTCCAAAGTTTACTTCTATAATTTAAATCACAAGATACTGGAATACCTTTTCTATTTGCGGCTTGAATAGCTGCTAAACTTGCTTCTGCTGCACCCTGAGACAAAGCTGGAGTAATACCAGACCAATGAAACCAATCTGCATCTTTAAGAAGCTCATCCCAATCAAAAGTATTTGCATCAATTTCTGTAAAAGATGATCCTGCACGGTCATAAATTACACTACCTCCACGCAATGAGCCACCTTTTTCTAAAAAGTAGAAACCCATTTTGTTACCTTGGTATAAAATAGGGTCTATATTAACACCCCATTTTTTCACCTCTCTTACTGCTGATAAGCCTAATTCGTCATTAGGAACAACAGTTACATATTCCACATTATCTCCATATTGAGCTAATGACATGGCTATGTTTGCTTCCGCACCCCCCACCGTGGCTTCATAAGATGAAGCCTGAGAAAATCTTTGATTTCCTACTGGTGAGAAACGGAATAGTAATTCTCCAAAAGTTACTATTTTCATATACTTATGAGAACATTAGTCCCCCGTTAATATCAATGTTTGTACCTGTTACAAAAGAAGATTCTGAAGATGAAATACAAGCTACGAAGTTTGCTACTTCATCTGCGTTTCCTTCACGACCTAACGGAGTACTAACCGCTACTTTTTCTCTAACAGCAGTGTTTGTAAACGTATCGTGGAAAGTTGTTGCAATCATACCAGGACATAAAGAGTTTACTCTAATATTCTTTGGTCCTAATTCTTTAGCCATAGAACGAGTAAACGTCATTACTGCACCTTTTGCTGTTGCGTATGCACTTGCACCTGGTCCACCACCATCTTTACCAGCTTGAGAAGCAAAGTTTAAGATAGATCCACCAGATGGCATATGAGGTACAACTGCTTGTGTCATCAAGTAAACTGAATTTAAGTTTAACTGAATTACAAAGTTGAAGAAATTCAAGTCCATTTCATCAAGTTTCTTTCTTGCTACAAGACCACCTGCAACATTTACAAGAATATGGATATTATCACCATATATATCTAAAGAATGCTTTACTACTTTTTGAACATCAACTGGGTTTGTCATATCACCTTGACAAAGAGTTGCCTCTCCTCCAGCTGCTTTAATTTCAATTAATGTTTGATTTGCTTGCTCTTCGTTATCAAAATAATTGATAACCACTTTAGCACCTTCTGCTGCTAATTTTTTAGATATTGCTTTTCCAATATCTCTCGCTCCACCTGTTACAATTGCTACTTTATTTGATAAATCCATGTTTTTAAAAATTTAAATGTTATTACTTTATTGACTTTATTTCCTTAGCAAGAAGATATATTGATGCTACTCCTAGCGGCACAAATGCTGCAATCATAATAAATATTGGAGTGTAAGAATAGCTTGATATAATTGGCACAAGGAAGTTCATAATGATCACAGAAAAGACGCCTACTGTTCCTCCTAGTCCTGCTAAAGACCCTACTGATTTACCCGTAAATAAATCACTTGGAATTGTTTGAATATTACTGATTACAAATTGGAAACCGTACAATACTGTAGCTACAATTAGTACAAATTTTAACGCAGAATCTGCAAAGAAAATTGTTGCTAAAAGACCTACAAACATTATTATACCACCAATTGTAATTGTTTGTTTTCTTGCTTTATCTATAGAAGCTCCTCTTAGCATTAATTTACCAGAAAAATAACCTCCAGAGATACTACCTAACGCTGCTCCTACATAAGGAACCCAAGAGAAGAATCCAATTTCTTTTACATTAAACCCATAAGTATCTGCCAAGTATAAAGGCATCCAACCTACAAATAACCACCAAATTGGCTCTATAAAGAAACGTGATGCTAACACTGCCCAAGATGCTTTGTATGATAATATTTCTCTCATACTTAACCCTTTTGCTGGCTCCTCTTTATCGTTACCTTCTTCCTGATTTCCATCAAGAATATATTTTTTCTCTTTGTCTGTAATCCATGGGTGTTTTACTGGAATACCTTTGTTCATAATTAACCAAGGTGCAATCCATAACAAGCCTAATACACCTACAAACATAAATGTAGTTTGCCATCCGAAACTTGCCCATAAAATTGCAATTAATGGTGGTGCTACTACAGAACCTAACGCTGCTCCAGAATTAAAAATCCCTTGTGCCAAAGCTCTTTCTTTTACCGGAAACCACTCTGCATTATTCTTTACAGCACCTGGCCAGTTACCAGCCTCGCCCATACCTAACATTACTCTAAAAGAGGCAAAAGAAGTTAAACCTCTTGCAACAGAGTGTAGCATAGTAGCAACACCCCATACCGAAATTGAGATTACAAATCCCATTCGTGTACCAATTTTATCAAACATTTTACCAGATATAGACTGACCAATAGCATATGCTACCATAAATACATTAAGAATTAATGCATAATCACTCTTATCCATTCCTAAATCTGTCGAGATTGCTGGCCACATAATAGCCATTGCAGAACGGTCTATATAGTTAATTATTGTTGCTAAACATACTAACCCAATAATCCACCATCTCAATCCTTTTAATTTAAACCCTGATGATTTCTCTGTGGTTTTTTCTTCAGGTAAATCTTTTACTAAATTCTCCATAGTTATATTATTTTTCTGCTTCCATATCTGCTATTAAAAGAGGTTCCCGTTACACTCTAAGTATTAGAGTGATTGAGATACTGTTCTTGATTCCACTTTTATTAACATGGAAGCTAAAAACGGTTTGTTTGCTTTTAATTTGCTTATTATTTCTTTTATTGCTCTAATTCATTCTTAAAAAGGGTGAATGGACCACCCCATTTAATCTCTCTATTCTCGATAGTTAGGCGATGTTTCGAGGCATCGCTACGTTGTTTGTTTGATATAATGAAGGTCCATTCTTCATCTTGTTTGTTAGTAAAGTTAACTACTGTGTACTCTGATGTATTGTCTATTATTGTAATATCTGTAATGCTACCGTAGGCATTAGTTGCAAACTCACTCACTCTAGAGTATTTACCATGAGTTTCTAAAATTGATGCAAATAATGTTCTTCCTTTTTTTCCTTTCTTCTGAAGAAAAAACGCTGGATCGTGTCTTAAATTAAAGTTAGGATCGTTAGCTCCTATATGTGCTGTTATAATGTTATCCGAAGCAGTAGTTGTACTTGTTAGTGTAAAGAAAGTAGCTTTATCAAACCAATTGATTTGTGTTACTCCCTCTGCTGCTTTTCCTTCTGCTTCTTTCCATAAATGCTGAAAACCATCAGACTCTCCCATTGCAGATAACGTTGTTGATTGTTTAAAATCAATATTTGTCTGCATTAACTGTCCCTTATAGTAATAAGGTAATAATAAGTCGTGCTCTTCTTCTGAGTTTACCGCAAACAGATCCAAAACTAAAGGATTTTCAAAACTACTATCTTTTAACAAGATCATTGTTCTTTGTAATTCTACTCCTGTGTAACAGTTTGTGTCTTTTGCACTCACAACCTGTAAGTTAGGGTTGTCTACATCAAAAATATATGATGTTGGGGCAATAGCATCAGCGGCCTTTACTTTTCCTCTAAATTGCGATTTTTCATCGACAACAACCGTGTTATGGGCCACTGTCTGCTTTGCCCATGTCTTGTTTTCTTTTAAGTAGCCACCACCATCTTTTTGATTTATATTAACCCATCTGGCTGCTCCATAATCTTGTAGAACTTCTTGCTCTCCGTAAAACATACTGTATGATAAACGATCAAAATGACCATGTCCCATACCATGTTTTGCATATTTCATTATAAGGTCAACTTCACCTTCTTTGTCTGCTCTAAGAATACCAATAGCACCTTCATCTCCTTTTGCTCCGTCTCTCAACATTACACTTTTCTTCACAAAAGGAATAGTTTTACCTTCTTTAATTGCTAGTGCTGCTTGCATACCTGAGTAAATCAATGGTACACTTTCTTGCAGTTCTATTAATGATAATAAACTAGGGTCTTTTGTTCCATATTGATAAGCTAAAGATAAAGCCAATTTTAACTCTCTAGAAAAATATGACATGCCTTTCTGTGCATCATTTAAAGGAAAAAACTCTCCTTTTGCATTCGTCTGATTAAGAAGTGCATACACTCCTTTTATCAATACCTCGTTATTGTATTCAAAAATCTTTACTTCTGGTTTAGAGTTATCTAATGCCAACGCAAAAATTAAGAAAGGATACATTGCATAACGTTGGTAATAAGGCCCTTCAGTATAATATCCGTCAGGAGAAAAAGAGAAATCTATCTGTGCTAAGAAACCTGCTTTCTTTTGGCCTTTTAATGTGATAGACCCTCCATCATTATCTTTTAATGCTTCCTTAGACATTGGCAAACCATTTAATGCTTTTTGTACTAAGTCTTCATTTTCCATTACTAAACCAATCATCCCAACAGCGGCATTTGCCCAAGTACTGTGGTTATGTAGTCTATTAAAAAAGCGAGGTGTTTCTACTGAAAGAAAGTTGGCCATAGGCACAAATAATTCTTTATTTAACTCCTTTCTTTCTTTTTCACTTAACCAATCGTAAATACAATCATAGGCTTGGCTTACATAGACTAACCAATTGGCGTCGTTTAAACATTGCCAGAATAATTTTCCTCTAGCATACGACTTTGTAGAAGGATGTCTCTCCAATTTAGGATACATCTCTCTGTACTTAAATAATGTTTCTTTAATTAAGATTGCATACTTTTCTTCTTCTGTAATTTGAAAAAGGAGTCCTGCTTTCTGCAAAATCAAGAAGTTCTTTTTATGTTGTTCGTGTGTATATCCTCCAGCTAAATCTTTTGGTACAGGAACGTCTAATCCTGTAGTTACAAATTGATCAACTTGCGCACGTACTTTGTCAATAGAAGTATCAAATAATGTTCCTTGTCCGAGTGCTGATCGGATTTCAACAACCTCTCCTTTGGTAACAGACAAAGTAGGGTAAGTCTGTTGACCAAATAGAGGTGTCTGAACTATTATCGCTGAAACTAATATGTAAATAAATTCTTTCACTATTCCTTAGTTTATCACTTGAATATTCTTTGTAGTATAGCTGTTGTTGTTCGATATAATTTGTTCTGTGTTATCGAACACACAATTGTTTAAGTTAGAGATAGGTTCTCCGTTTGTTAAGAACAATTGCACAGGTGCACTGTCTTTCCAATTACAATCAGCTACTTGTAAATTTTGTACTCCATGGAATGCTAAAGACGAATTGTCTTTGTTTCTTTTGCTATTACCAACGTCTGTGAAATCACATTTTGTAATGGCAACGTTAGGTCCAAAAGTACTCTCATCTGTTCCGCCTCTGTAGACATCTGCAATAGTATCTCCTATTTTTGTAAACTTAGAGTTCTTTATTATTACATACTCTGCGTTATACATTCCTAGGTCTTCAATTTCCTTATCTAATGATAGAATAGAGCCAGTCACATCTGTAAAAGTAGAATTTTCTATTACTACAGAATCTGCCATTGTACTAGCATAAATCTTTAAGAAACTAAAAGTATGATTGATATTTAATTGCTTAACATCACAATCTAAAGTGATAAATTTATAATTTTCGTTCATAGAGTACTTACTTGTACTTACCACACAGTTACCTGATTGGTCTGGAGAATCTGCTCCATCTATCACTAAATGATTCAATTTTAAAGCTCCACCGTTTTCAATTTTAAAGAAAACTGCTTTTTCAGATCTAACTACTGGCTTTTCTCCTTCAGCACCTCTAATTGTTATCGGGTGGTTTACAAATAGTATCTTAGATAAACTATATACTCCGCCATTCTCTAATTCTAAAATATCACCTGCATTACTTTTCTTAGCTGCATCAATTAGTGTATCATCACCAGCTGCTACTTTAATCACTTTACCAGTGTTAAATGCTAATTCTTTTACTTCTTTTTTGTAATAAGAAGGGCCAACTTCTTCTTTCGTTACAGGTAGTTTAACATCTCCTTCAAAACCTATTTTTTTAAGTAATTTCTTTTTAGGAACACGTAAACCAAACTCATTTTCTTCTAGCTGATAATCTACAAATGTAAAGCCTTCTTCTACTGGAGTATTCTCTCCTTTATTTACATAATTATTTTCAAAGTCAATACCTTCAATATTATCATAAACTGTAAATAAGTTATTGTTTGTTGCTGTAAAGAAAAGGTTGTTTTTCATTACTGATTCAATAGGTGTAGCAGATCTTTCTTTATCACTACCAGCACACAATTGAACATGGTCTGAGTCTATTAATAAGTTATTTGTAATCTTTGCTCCAATTACTTGATTATAACGGTTGATAGGTGAATTATAAATACCATTCATTACTACCAAGGCTCCTCTAAAACGGTAACCTGTTAAACCACTTAAATAATTATTTTTTACTGTTTGATGCTCATTAATTACTCTAATACCACCAGTATTGTGCTTTCTGTTACCAATAAAGTAATTTCCTTCTACTAGTGTTCTCTCTCCATGACGAAGTGTTAGTGTACCTTTACACTCATCAAAAACATTATTTTGGTATGTATTTCCACAAGATTTGTTTGATACAATTTCTAGTTCACCATCACATGCTTCAAAGTAATTGTTCTTTACCGTTGTGTTCGAATTACTTCTTGAATAATGGCTTGTTCCAATACGTAAAGTTTCTCCACCATTACTCCCTAAATTTTGACGTCCTCCAAAATAATTATAAGCAATTACATGGTTATTTTCTAAGCTCTCTTCACTGTTTAATCTTACAGCAAGAGTTACACCTTTATTTCTTTTTCCTACTAATGCATTATGGTCAAATGAATTGTTTTTACCAAAAACTTCAACCCACTTATCACTATCATATCTTTCGGTGTTACTGTAGTCTTCAACAACACAGTTTGTTACTCTACAATTATATGCTAATTCTTTAGAAGAAGTACGGAAGCTAATTACTGAACTTGTTGGTGTAAAACCATTTCTAAATACTAAATCACTTACAACAATATAACTACCAGAGATACGTAAATAAGATTGTCCTTCTAAAAACACTTTACCTGGTGTTTCAGCTTTTAGTACAATTTTATTTTCTTCAGTACCTTTTCCTTTCAATTTTATTTCAACGTCTGTCCATGTTCCATTCTTTAATAAGATTACATGACCAGGTTGAACTTCTTTTAATGCTTTTGATAATTCCTCTTTATTGTTCACCAATATATCTTTTGCCGTAGCAATGTTTGCGTGAACAAATAAAAGGGTAAGTAAAATTAGGGTTGAAGTAAGTGTAATTTGTTTCATTTCTATGTTGTTTATTCCTTTTGTGTTGTAATGTGATTTTATAGATGATCCACCCAGCCGAAGCCGAGTGAATCTAAAATAATCTATATGGAATACTCTTTAATCAACTTTTTTGATCTCCACTAAGTCATAGCGGCCTGTAACATCACCAGGTAAAAGGTAAAAACGTAAGTTTTCTGTATTTACCTCAGTATTAATGACGAAACTTTTATAAACATAATCAGAAGCATTAGGTGTTAACTCTATTCCTTCTTCTACAAATGTTACTCCATTATCTGGGTCTTCTAATAAGAACTGACCGCAAGATGTTCCTGAACTAGAAGCACTTACATAATGGAAACTTACATTGTAAGTTACACCACCAGTTACTTTTATTGTCTGATCCAAAACATGAGTAGCAGACTGTAATTTTGCTCCAGTATCTCCATCAGGAGGTGTTGGAGAACCAGAACCTGAAAAGCTACCCCAAACACTACGGTCTGAGCATTCAAAACTATTACAAGCAAATTCTGGAACTAATTCATCTACAATAGATACAGTAATTACCGTATCACTTTGTACACCATTTCCGTCTGTTGCCTTTAACATTACATCGTAGCTTCCTTCTCCTGCAAATACGTGAGATGGATCTTGTTCTTCTGATGTAGTTCCGTCTGCAAAATCCCAAGTAAAATTACCTGCGCTAATAGAAAGATTAGTGAAGTCTACTTGCTTAAAATTTGCTATGCTCGACTTATAGCTGAAGTCTGCTGATGGAGGAGTTAAATCTGGAATAGATCCAACACCTGGCAATTCTTCTGTACATGCAGTCATCGTAAATAACGCCGTAACTGCTACAAATATATTTTTAGTTAGCGAAGTGCTTAATTTAATTTTC includes:
- a CDS encoding polysaccharide lyase family 7 protein, which encodes MKYSTTIKSFFKIAFLLWMTLAGIGFSCGCNQIEDEKTPVVEEEIEADNPDDTTSDDKETEEEEESSDNEEEEENNEESNFPYPFEILNLQNWKLNAFTGTLNTPVYEDQISNLSTYENENWFFTEDGQSVAFKCYGGYPTSSGSGNPRTELREMTANGSSTLNWDGTKGTNRMEWKVKVDQLPSSGKACFGQIHGRSSDFDDVIRIQFQGDDNQSEGGVRLKIMGWVTEENDDKEGDYLDGDWKLDEEYHFELIFEDSNVWVNQIDESGEKKEIYRFEGCASDYNYFKAGIYLQSMQNKPFDLNDYGQVSISYLNISH
- a CDS encoding bifunctional 4-hydroxy-2-oxoglutarate aldolase/2-dehydro-3-deoxy-phosphogluconate aldolase, whose product is MARFTRIEVAQKMKEVGIVPVYYHPSPEVCWDVLYACYQAGVRVFEFTNRGDNADKVFDHLVQKIPQFAPEMILGIGSIVDAVTAGIYIQKGADFIVCPILNEEIAKICNRRKIAWSPGCGTVSEISRAEELGAEVVKIFPGLQVGGPEFVKAVKGPMPWSSIMPTGGVQPTFEDLDAWFKSGVHCVGLGSQLMDKQLIAKRDYSALKAKIEDVVNIANQCLAEKSGFALV
- a CDS encoding sugar kinase, with translation MKIVTFGELLFRFSPVGNQRFSQASSYEATVGGAEANIAMSLAQYGDNVEYVTVVPNDELGLSAVREVKKWGVNIDPILYQGNKMGFYFLEKGGSLRGGSVIYDRAGSSFTEIDANTFDWDELLKDADWFHWSGITPALSQGAAEASLAAIQAANRKGIPVSCDLNYRSKLWKYGVDPKEVMPELIKGTSIVLANEEDVAMYLGIKPSESDYEHIEGFDKRCYKFISEALVEQFPNIDCVVTTLRQTINASHNRWSGVTYNGCEFIQGDVHEIPSIVDRVGGGDSFMAAYIHGKTNFNDDQKTLDFALAASAYKLSIPGDYNIATEQEVFQIMDKSSIKKINR
- a CDS encoding SDR family NAD(P)-dependent oxidoreductase, producing the protein MDLSNKVAIVTGGARDIGKAISKKLAAEGAKVVINYFDNEEQANQTLIEIKAAGGEATLCQGDMTNPVDVQKVVKHSLDIYGDNIHILVNVAGGLVARKKLDEMDLNFFNFVIQLNLNSVYLMTQAVVPHMPSGGSILNFASQAGKDGGGPGASAYATAKGAVMTFTRSMAKELGPKNIRVNSLCPGMIATTFHDTFTNTAVREKVAVSTPLGREGNADEVANFVACISSSESSFVTGTNIDINGGLMFS
- a CDS encoding MFS transporter, which produces MENLVKDLPEEKTTEKSSGFKLKGLRWWIIGLVCLATIINYIDRSAMAIMWPAISTDLGMDKSDYALILNVFMVAYAIGQSISGKMFDKIGTRMGFVISISVWGVATMLHSVARGLTSFASFRVMLGMGEAGNWPGAVKNNAEWFPVKERALAQGIFNSGAALGSVVAPPLIAILWASFGWQTTFMFVGVLGLLWIAPWLIMNKGIPVKHPWITDKEKKYILDGNQEEGNDKEEPAKGLSMREILSYKASWAVLASRFFIEPIWWLFVGWMPLYLADTYGFNVKEIGFFSWVPYVGAALGSISGGYFSGKLMLRGASIDKARKQTITIGGIIMFVGLLATIFFADSALKFVLIVATVLYGFQFVISNIQTIPSDLFTGKSVGSLAGLGGTVGVFSVIIMNFLVPIISSYSYTPIFIMIAAFVPLGVASIYLLAKEIKSIK
- a CDS encoding alginate lyase family protein: MKEFIYILVSAIIVQTPLFGQQTYPTLSVTKGEVVEIRSALGQGTLFDTSIDKVRAQVDQFVTTGLDVPVPKDLAGGYTHEQHKKNFLILQKAGLLFQITEEEKYAILIKETLFKYREMYPKLERHPSTKSYARGKLFWQCLNDANWLVYVSQAYDCIYDWLSEKERKELNKELFVPMANFLSVETPRFFNRLHNHSTWANAAVGMIGLVMENEDLVQKALNGLPMSKEALKDNDGGSITLKGQKKAGFLAQIDFSFSPDGYYTEGPYYQRYAMYPFLIFALALDNSKPEVKIFEYNNEVLIKGVYALLNQTNAKGEFFPLNDAQKGMSYFSRELKLALSLAYQYGTKDPSLLSLIELQESVPLIYSGMQAALAIKEGKTIPFVKKSVMLRDGAKGDEGAIGILRADKEGEVDLIMKYAKHGMGHGHFDRLSYSMFYGEQEVLQDYGAARWVNINQKDGGGYLKENKTWAKQTVAHNTVVVDEKSQFRGKVKAADAIAPTSYIFDVDNPNLQVVSAKDTNCYTGVELQRTMILLKDSSFENPLVLDLFAVNSEEEHDLLLPYYYKGQLMQTNIDFKQSTTLSAMGESDGFQHLWKEAEGKAAEGVTQINWFDKATFFTLTSTTTASDNIITAHIGANDPNFNLRHDPAFFLQKKGKKGRTLFASILETHGKYSRVSEFATNAYGSITDITIIDNTSEYTVVNFTNKQDEEWTFIISNKQRSDASKHRLTIENREIKWGGPFTLFKNELEQ
- a CDS encoding polysaccharide lyase 6 family protein; its protein translation is MKQITLTSTLILLTLLFVHANIATAKDILVNNKEELSKALKEVQPGHVILLKNGTWTDVEIKLKGKGTEENKIVLKAETPGKVFLEGQSYLRISGSYIVVSDLVFRNGFTPTSSVISFRTSSKELAYNCRVTNCVVEDYSNTERYDSDKWVEVFGKNNSFDHNALVGKRNKGVTLAVRLNSEESLENNHVIAYNYFGGRQNLGSNGGETLRIGTSHYSRSNSNTTVKNNYFEACDGELEIVSNKSCGNTYQNNVFDECKGTLTLRHGERTLVEGNYFIGNRKHNTGGIRVINEHQTVKNNYLSGLTGYRFRGALVVMNGIYNSPINRYNQVIGAKITNNLLIDSDHVQLCAGSDKERSATPIESVMKNNLFFTATNNNLFTVYDNIEGIDFENNYVNKGENTPVEEGFTFVDYQLEENEFGLRVPKKKLLKKIGFEGDVKLPVTKEEVGPSYYKKEVKELAFNTGKVIKVAAGDDTLIDAAKKSNAGDILELENGGVYSLSKILFVNHPITIRGAEGEKPVVRSEKAVFFKIENGGALKLNHLVIDGADSPDQSGNCVVSTSKYSMNENYKFITLDCDVKQLNINHTFSFLKIYASTMADSVVIENSTFTDVTGSILSLDKEIEDLGMYNAEYVIIKNSKFTKIGDTIADVYRGGTDESTFGPNVAITKCDFTDVGNSKRNKDNSSLAFHGVQNLQVADCNWKDSAPVQLFLTNGEPISNLNNCVFDNTEQIISNNNSYTTKNIQVIN
- a CDS encoding PKD domain-containing protein, whose product is MKIKLSTSLTKNIFVAVTALFTMTACTEELPGVGSIPDLTPPSADFSYKSSIANFKQVDFTNLSISAGNFTWDFADGTTSEEQDPSHVFAGEGSYDVMLKATDGNGVQSDTVITVSIVDELVPEFACNSFECSDRSVWGSFSGSGSPTPPDGDTGAKLQSATHVLDQTIKVTGGVTYNVSFHYVSASSSGTSCGQFLLEDPDNGVTFVEEGIELTPNASDYVYKSFVINTEVNTENLRFYLLPGDVTGRYDLVEIKKVD